The proteins below are encoded in one region of Neoasaia chiangmaiensis:
- a CDS encoding (2Fe-2S)-binding protein — MIVCSCNALTHRDIETAVEKGASRPAEIYAARNCRAQCGGCVGGIVCVLRALLRERGANDSCAVELDQPSRIAVHH; from the coding sequence ATGATCGTTTGCTCCTGCAATGCACTAACCCATCGCGACATCGAAACCGCCGTTGAAAAAGGGGCGTCCCGGCCTGCCGAGATATATGCTGCGCGGAATTGCCGGGCACAGTGCGGCGGGTGTGTCGGGGGGATTGTTTGCGTACTGCGTGCGCTTCTACGGGAGCGTGGTGCTAACGACAGTTGCGCCGTCGAACTGGATCAGCCATCGCGGATCGCCGTTCATCACTGA
- a CDS encoding PPK2 family polyphosphate kinase, with product MAEPSDAAEFGKGLPEHYRIDDGKAFTLADMPTAERGDLDKATGKALIRARRERLATLQERLAAGRTRGVLVVLQGMDTSGKDSLIRHVMSGLNPQGTRVTSFKAPSAIEQEHDFLWRIHAAVPERGQIGIFNRSHYEDVLIARVHADKLSSEGLEGDPHRPEFWDDRLQDIRHFERYLTRQGIIIVKFFLHISPDEQRQRLLRRLSRPQKRWKFDESDIAERAFWPAYADAYEQAIRGTARAEAPWFVVPSDHKWFSRLVVMEALIATLEAIGPEPPPPSDAVERHVEQLSKRLRGDHV from the coding sequence TTGGCTGAGCCGTCGGATGCCGCGGAGTTTGGCAAGGGACTTCCGGAGCACTATCGCATCGACGATGGCAAGGCGTTCACGCTGGCCGATATGCCGACGGCGGAGCGCGGCGACCTGGACAAGGCTACGGGCAAGGCGCTGATCCGCGCGCGGCGTGAGCGTCTTGCGACATTGCAGGAGCGTCTGGCAGCCGGTCGAACGCGTGGCGTCCTCGTGGTGTTGCAGGGGATGGACACGTCCGGAAAGGACAGTCTGATCCGCCACGTCATGAGCGGCCTCAATCCCCAGGGCACGCGTGTAACGTCTTTCAAGGCGCCGAGTGCGATCGAGCAGGAGCATGATTTCCTCTGGCGCATCCATGCCGCCGTGCCGGAGCGCGGACAGATCGGCATATTCAACCGTAGCCACTACGAAGACGTGCTGATCGCCCGCGTTCATGCCGATAAGCTGTCGTCGGAAGGGCTTGAAGGCGACCCGCATCGTCCGGAATTCTGGGACGATCGTCTTCAGGATATTCGGCATTTCGAGCGTTACCTGACGCGGCAGGGAATCATCATCGTCAAGTTCTTCCTGCATATTTCGCCCGACGAACAGCGCCAGCGCCTGCTCCGGCGGCTTAGTCGTCCGCAAAAGCGCTGGAAGTTCGATGAAAGTGATATTGCGGAGCGCGCATTCTGGCCCGCCTACGCCGATGCATACGAGCAGGCGATTCGGGGAACCGCGCGGGCTGAAGCGCCGTGGTTTGTCGTGCCTTCCGATCACAAGTGGTTTTCCCGGCTTGTGGTCATGGAAGCCCTGATCGCCACGCTGGAGGCGATAGGTCCCGAACCACCCCCGCCGTCGGACGCGGTGGAGCGCCATGTCGAGCAGCTTTCGAAACGTCTGCGTGGTGATCACGTCTGA
- a CDS encoding YqgE/AlgH family protein: MNHDVTDPDTGLTGRLLVASPALSTSEFAQTVIYICAHSREDGAMGLIVNKRLSQPSLDEMLTQLDITPNPPARRIGLCSGGPLDNARGFVLHSSDWSSEGSLHVDDGTVLSVGLDVLRAIAEGDGPQKALLALGHAAWGAGQVEDEMIRGNAWLIAPASDEILYGADHQSKWRRALAAIDIDPLTLPDVVGHA, translated from the coding sequence ATGAACCATGATGTCACCGATCCTGACACCGGTCTGACCGGTCGCCTTCTTGTCGCCAGCCCGGCTCTGTCCACCTCCGAGTTCGCACAGACGGTCATCTATATCTGCGCGCATTCACGCGAAGACGGCGCCATGGGACTGATCGTCAACAAGCGCCTGTCACAACCCAGCCTGGACGAAATGCTGACGCAGCTGGACATCACGCCCAATCCGCCCGCGCGCCGGATCGGGCTTTGTTCAGGCGGCCCCCTCGACAACGCCCGTGGATTCGTTCTGCATTCGTCGGACTGGAGCAGCGAAGGCAGCCTGCATGTCGATGACGGCACAGTATTGAGCGTCGGACTCGACGTCCTGCGTGCCATCGCCGAGGGAGATGGACCGCAGAAGGCCCTGCTGGCACTCGGCCATGCCGCCTGGGGCGCGGGACAGGTGGAAGACGAGATGATTCGTGGCAATGCGTGGCTGATCGCGCCAGCCAGTGACGAAATTCTCTATGGTGCCGATCATCAGTCCAAATGGCGCCGGGCATTGGCGGCGATCGATATCGATCCACTGACCCTTCCCGACGTCGTAGGCCACGCTTGA
- a CDS encoding FUSC family protein — protein MRRRFVTWIAASPLGRVPMADWPFAWIYAPKSGSLMFALRNTIAALVALAIAFWMELGEPQWAPMTVWIVAQGSRGESLSKGRWRLVGTVLGMISAIALLAMFPQAPWLFLPALAIWAGLCAGLATLVHNFRSYAFVLAAYTCAIIAMGASSEPDHVFQIAMARGTYIFLGVICEMVAGLIFSHDMARQARQLMRGRLLSAITSATAAIVDILREEPPPESDIRAVFSQTLTLHDQIEFSAVEIGRNERAVQCAYATIGLLSRIMSRGLGLRTRLAAVPNRSATSQDIIIRATELLSALPQRIAAQAEVVSVRNQVDALISRTIEAVERTLVQEMAGGDAQKVAINDRIALQGVRLMLNEYHALLSYFGADPRENLHPDRYRLRHFPNWRAALHNGLRSMAAILAASLVWEVTAWPNGAAFVSFIAVVCGRFATFENTVLVSNKFFYGACVATLASIIPVFLLVPLGSSFGALAIAITPFMFIGGLAAQYGPTALQAASYNTFFPALLGLDNQHRLNELQWFNNTIALLLGLGAGVIVFKCVLPFDERRVCWIMRGKALSGLRHISRHTVRMMDENHWIGRNTQSMQRLIRYAGSQVTPLMDTYLHGTLAIMTIGRNLMHLRHAQHAPNMPEAAATAIQAMFARLAERNINIERLHAETTHTLKVLSDLEETNSENTYRMALTDAIGSLLIVSAELSGNRAFLDTRTFVSNMLTLETSPA, from the coding sequence ATGCGCAGGCGTTTCGTCACATGGATTGCGGCCAGTCCGCTCGGTCGGGTTCCGATGGCGGACTGGCCATTCGCATGGATATATGCGCCGAAATCCGGCAGTCTGATGTTCGCGCTGCGGAACACGATTGCGGCGTTGGTCGCTCTGGCCATTGCGTTCTGGATGGAGCTGGGCGAGCCGCAATGGGCGCCGATGACGGTATGGATCGTCGCACAGGGATCGCGTGGTGAAAGCCTGTCCAAAGGACGGTGGCGACTGGTCGGTACCGTCCTTGGCATGATTTCGGCGATCGCGCTGCTTGCCATGTTTCCACAGGCGCCGTGGCTTTTTCTGCCGGCTCTGGCAATCTGGGCGGGGCTATGCGCGGGGCTGGCGACCCTCGTTCACAATTTCCGCTCCTATGCCTTCGTTCTGGCGGCCTATACCTGCGCCATCATCGCCATGGGGGCGAGCAGCGAACCGGACCATGTGTTCCAGATCGCCATGGCGCGTGGCACCTACATCTTTCTTGGCGTCATCTGCGAGATGGTGGCCGGCCTTATCTTCTCGCATGATATGGCCCGGCAGGCGCGGCAGCTGATGCGCGGGCGACTGCTTTCGGCGATCACCAGTGCCACGGCGGCGATTGTGGATATTCTGCGCGAGGAACCGCCGCCGGAAAGTGATATCCGTGCCGTTTTCAGCCAGACGCTGACCCTGCACGATCAGATCGAATTCAGCGCCGTCGAGATCGGCCGCAACGAGCGTGCCGTGCAATGCGCGTATGCGACGATCGGCCTCCTGTCGCGCATCATGTCTCGTGGTCTGGGCCTGAGGACACGCCTGGCTGCCGTGCCGAACCGGTCCGCCACGTCGCAGGATATCATCATCCGCGCCACCGAGTTGCTGTCGGCCTTGCCGCAGCGTATTGCGGCTCAGGCAGAAGTCGTCTCGGTGCGGAATCAGGTCGATGCGCTGATTTCCAGGACAATTGAAGCGGTTGAGCGAACCCTCGTTCAGGAAATGGCCGGTGGCGATGCCCAGAAGGTTGCGATCAACGATCGGATCGCACTTCAGGGCGTGCGCCTGATGCTCAACGAATATCATGCGCTTCTCAGCTATTTCGGCGCAGATCCTCGAGAGAATCTCCACCCGGATCGCTACCGACTGAGGCATTTCCCAAACTGGCGGGCAGCGTTGCACAACGGCTTGCGCTCGATGGCGGCTATCCTGGCGGCATCTCTTGTCTGGGAAGTCACGGCGTGGCCGAACGGTGCGGCGTTCGTGTCCTTCATTGCCGTCGTATGCGGCCGCTTTGCGACATTCGAGAACACCGTTTTGGTCAGCAATAAGTTCTTCTATGGCGCATGTGTCGCTACGCTTGCGTCGATTATCCCGGTTTTTCTTCTGGTGCCGCTTGGCTCCAGTTTCGGCGCGCTGGCGATTGCCATCACACCGTTCATGTTCATTGGCGGGCTGGCGGCGCAATATGGACCGACAGCGCTACAGGCGGCGTCATACAACACGTTCTTTCCCGCATTGCTGGGGCTGGACAACCAGCATCGCCTGAATGAATTACAATGGTTCAACAATACCATCGCCCTGTTGTTGGGGCTTGGTGCCGGTGTCATCGTCTTTAAATGCGTTCTTCCGTTCGATGAGCGCCGAGTCTGTTGGATCATGCGCGGGAAAGCTCTCTCGGGACTGCGGCATATCAGTCGTCACACCGTGCGCATGATGGACGAAAACCACTGGATTGGCCGCAATACGCAGAGCATGCAGCGATTGATCCGTTATGCGGGTTCGCAGGTTACGCCGCTGATGGATACGTATCTGCATGGCACGCTTGCCATCATGACGATCGGCCGCAATCTGATGCATCTGCGCCACGCGCAGCATGCCCCGAACATGCCGGAAGCAGCTGCAACCGCCATTCAGGCCATGTTCGCGCGATTGGCCGAGCGCAACATCAACATCGAACGTCTGCACGCGGAGACGACGCATACGCTGAAGGTTCTAAGCGATCTGGAAGAAACGAACAGCGAGAACACCTATCGAATGGCGTTGACGGATGCCATTGGTTCGCTTCTGATCGTCTCTGCCGAATTGTCCGGTAACAGGGCCTTCCTCGACACCAGAACCTTCGTCTCGAACATGTTGACTCTGGAGACGAGTCCGGCCTGA
- a CDS encoding DEAD/DEAH box helicase produces the protein MSFPDTVPPLGRALAARGYDTPTTVQAAVLQPGLEQRDLLVSAQTGSGKTVAFGLAIAPTLLPDGAERVPFVERPLALVIAPTRELAMQVQSELQWLYAETGARIASCIGGTDARREARALSNGAHIVVGTPGRLCDHLKRGNLDLSGLRAVVLDEADEMLDLGFRDELEQLLDAAPAERRTLLFSATIARDIANLARRFQKNAERIDTASGAKQHADITYQCVVTAPNELGRAVVNVLRYHESPTAMLFCNTRAMVAQVQAALLERGFASVAISGEMGQNERSRAIESLRSGIARVCVATDVAARGIDVPALNLVIHASLPTESATLLHRSGRTGRAGRKGTSVLMVPVNQRRRAERLLAQAKINDAEWESVPTAEAIHAQDAKRLMDDAALFAPSQATEDELANRLANAHDAHQLATALVRLYSARLPQVENIRPVSVEAPTRSPRAERTERPERPSRNESLGGEWFSLSIGRSERADPKWLIPLICRLGNVTKRDIGSIRISGDHTLFEIAPDSVGRFRSCIEGADADEARIEPAQAPTTDASGTRPARSARPPREHTAPRRTNAGPRGDKAPFRKPSAGKSSTRKRY, from the coding sequence ATGAGTTTCCCCGATACCGTCCCTCCCCTCGGCCGCGCGCTTGCGGCCCGCGGTTACGATACGCCGACGACCGTTCAGGCTGCTGTGCTGCAGCCCGGACTGGAACAGCGCGATCTGCTGGTGTCCGCGCAGACAGGATCGGGCAAGACAGTCGCGTTCGGCCTGGCCATCGCGCCGACACTTCTGCCGGATGGCGCGGAACGGGTGCCGTTCGTCGAACGCCCGCTCGCGCTCGTTATCGCCCCCACGCGCGAACTGGCCATGCAGGTTCAATCCGAGTTGCAGTGGCTCTATGCCGAGACAGGCGCCCGCATCGCGAGCTGCATCGGCGGTACGGATGCCCGCCGTGAGGCGCGCGCGCTGTCCAACGGCGCACATATCGTCGTCGGTACGCCGGGGCGTCTCTGCGACCATCTGAAACGCGGCAACCTGGACCTGAGCGGCCTTCGGGCGGTGGTTCTGGACGAAGCTGACGAGATGCTCGACCTTGGCTTCCGTGACGAGCTTGAGCAGTTGCTGGACGCGGCGCCCGCTGAGCGCCGCACCCTGCTGTTCTCCGCGACGATCGCCCGGGACATTGCAAATCTGGCGCGCCGTTTCCAGAAAAACGCAGAGCGGATCGATACCGCGTCCGGCGCGAAACAGCACGCGGACATCACCTACCAATGCGTCGTGACGGCACCCAACGAGCTTGGTCGCGCCGTGGTCAACGTCCTGCGTTACCATGAGAGCCCGACGGCCATGCTGTTCTGCAACACGCGCGCCATGGTCGCGCAGGTGCAGGCCGCCCTTCTGGAACGCGGCTTCGCTTCCGTCGCCATTTCCGGCGAGATGGGACAGAATGAACGGTCGCGCGCCATCGAGTCACTACGTTCCGGCATCGCGCGCGTCTGCGTCGCCACGGATGTCGCCGCTCGTGGCATCGACGTCCCGGCGCTCAATCTGGTGATCCACGCAAGCCTGCCGACGGAGAGCGCAACGCTCCTGCACCGATCAGGGCGCACTGGCCGCGCGGGACGCAAGGGCACGAGCGTGCTGATGGTGCCCGTCAACCAGCGTCGCCGTGCCGAACGTCTGCTGGCCCAGGCCAAGATCAACGATGCCGAGTGGGAAAGCGTCCCGACCGCGGAAGCCATTCATGCGCAGGATGCCAAGCGCCTGATGGACGACGCGGCGCTGTTCGCGCCGTCTCAGGCCACGGAAGACGAGCTGGCAAACCGCCTGGCGAATGCGCACGACGCACACCAGCTGGCCACGGCCCTCGTCCGCCTCTACTCGGCCCGTCTGCCGCAGGTGGAAAACATCCGCCCTGTCAGTGTCGAGGCGCCGACCCGTTCTCCGAGAGCCGAACGTACCGAGCGCCCGGAACGTCCGTCGCGTAACGAATCGCTTGGTGGCGAATGGTTCAGCCTGAGCATCGGCCGTTCGGAACGTGCCGATCCCAAATGGCTCATTCCCCTGATCTGCCGCCTCGGCAATGTTACGAAGCGCGACATCGGGTCCATTCGTATCAGCGGCGATCACACGCTGTTCGAGATCGCGCCGGACAGCGTCGGGCGTTTCCGCTCCTGCATCGAAGGCGCGGATGCCGACGAAGCGCGGATCGAACCGGCACAGGCACCGACAACCGATGCGAGCGGCACGCGCCCTGCCCGTTCGGCACGGCCGCCGCGGGAGCATACGGCGCCACGTCGTACCAATGCGGGCCCTCGTGGCGACAAGGCACCTTTCCGCAAGCCCAGCGCGGGAAAGAGCTCGACGCGCAAGCGCTATTGA
- a CDS encoding SDR family NAD(P)-dependent oxidoreductase produces the protein MSTVLVTGATAGFGHAIATRLAKEGHRVIAIGRRMERLNALRDALGKDRLLPLELDMMDLGAITALPTSLPAAWRDVDVLINNAGLALGMGKAQDASLDDWTTMIATNVTGVAALTHALLPGMVERNRGYIISLGSTAGTYPYTGGNVYGATKAFVKQFMQNLRTDLLGTKIRVTNIEPGLCGGSEFSNVRLRDDQKAADVYKDTTPLNSDDIAETVSWLLSQPAHVNINRIEMMPVCQASAGLAVDRTVG, from the coding sequence ATGTCCACTGTTCTGGTGACGGGCGCCACCGCCGGCTTCGGCCACGCCATTGCAACGCGTCTTGCAAAGGAAGGGCATCGCGTTATCGCCATTGGCCGACGGATGGAGCGGCTGAACGCGTTGCGGGATGCATTGGGAAAAGACAGGCTCCTGCCGCTGGAGCTGGACATGATGGATCTTGGCGCAATCACGGCACTGCCGACAAGCCTGCCTGCGGCGTGGCGCGACGTGGATGTGCTGATCAACAACGCGGGGTTAGCGTTGGGCATGGGCAAGGCGCAGGACGCCAGCCTCGACGACTGGACGACCATGATCGCAACGAATGTGACAGGCGTTGCCGCGCTGACGCACGCCCTGCTGCCGGGCATGGTCGAACGCAATCGGGGCTATATCATTTCCCTTGGCAGCACGGCGGGAACCTATCCGTATACCGGCGGGAACGTCTATGGCGCCACGAAGGCCTTCGTCAAACAGTTCATGCAGAACTTGCGGACAGATCTGCTGGGCACGAAAATCCGTGTCACCAATATCGAGCCGGGTCTTTGCGGGGGGAGCGAGTTCAGTAACGTGCGGCTGCGCGACGATCAGAAGGCGGCCGATGTCTACAAGGACACCACGCCGTTGAATTCCGACGATATTGCCGAAACGGTGTCCTGGCTGCTGAGCCAGCCAGCGCATGTCAATATCAACCGGATCGAAATGATGCCGGTATGTCAGGCATCTGCCGGGCTAGCGGTGGACAGAACCGTTGGCTGA
- a CDS encoding alpha/beta hydrolase produces MIDTRELVDPQLLPFLDALPGGAVNRHTLPARRERSDALILAQLPDDLPVLVEEQYLSGPTGPASLRILKIQRHDLADKAPALLHCHGGGLVMGKPESSLPTLRHMAMTLGVVIVSVDYRLAPEAPYPAAIDDCYAALEWMHDNAKALRIDSQCIGVTGESAGGNLAAALCLMARDRAGPPIAYQNLVYPMLDDRADATDNPVVGQFCWTRESNRFAWNAYLGATAHDAVSPYAAPARESDYERLPPLYLSTGALDLFLDENIRFVQALAAAGVAVEVDIYPGAFHAFDVAPDADVSIRARARRLDAMRRAIDGVGD; encoded by the coding sequence ATGATTGATACGAGGGAACTGGTCGATCCCCAGCTACTGCCCTTTCTCGATGCCCTGCCTGGCGGGGCAGTCAATCGTCACACCCTGCCGGCGCGCCGTGAGCGAAGCGACGCGCTCATTCTTGCGCAGCTTCCGGACGATTTACCTGTTCTGGTCGAAGAACAGTATCTGTCCGGTCCGACAGGTCCGGCATCACTACGTATCCTGAAAATCCAACGGCACGACCTTGCCGACAAGGCGCCCGCTCTTCTTCATTGCCACGGCGGTGGACTTGTGATGGGCAAGCCGGAGAGCAGCCTCCCCACGCTACGGCATATGGCCATGACACTCGGCGTGGTGATCGTATCCGTTGATTATCGTCTGGCGCCCGAGGCCCCTTATCCGGCGGCTATCGACGACTGTTATGCGGCGCTTGAGTGGATGCATGACAATGCGAAGGCATTGCGGATCGATTCACAGTGCATTGGCGTCACCGGTGAAAGCGCGGGCGGCAATCTGGCGGCGGCTCTCTGTCTGATGGCGCGGGATCGTGCCGGGCCGCCGATTGCCTATCAGAATCTCGTCTATCCCATGTTGGATGACCGTGCGGATGCCACGGATAATCCTGTCGTCGGGCAGTTTTGCTGGACGAGGGAAAGCAATCGATTTGCCTGGAATGCGTATCTTGGCGCGACGGCGCATGATGCCGTTTCCCCCTACGCGGCACCTGCACGCGAAAGCGACTATGAGCGACTTCCGCCGCTTTATCTATCGACGGGCGCGCTCGATCTCTTTCTGGATGAGAACATACGGTTCGTGCAGGCCCTGGCGGCGGCAGGCGTTGCTGTCGAGGTCGATATCTACCCCGGCGCTTTCCATGCATTTGACGTCGCGCCAGATGCGGACGTCTCGATACGGGCGCGTGCCCGACGTCTGGACGCCATGCGGCGAGCGATCGACGGGGTGGGCGATTAA
- the bfr gene encoding bacterioferritin: MQKDPKVIDHLNTQLTNELTAINQYFLHARTLRHWGVTKLGKKEYDESIEEMHHADWLIERILYLGGLPNVQRLNTILIGQDVEEILKCDLKLEEKALADLREGIAYCESVRDYVSRDLLLKILANEEEHEDFIDRQLDLIKQVGLPRYITLNSSPAPEQD; this comes from the coding sequence ATGCAAAAAGACCCGAAAGTCATCGATCATCTCAACACACAGCTGACGAATGAGCTCACCGCGATCAACCAGTATTTCCTCCATGCCCGGACGCTTCGCCACTGGGGCGTCACGAAGCTGGGCAAAAAGGAATACGACGAGTCCATCGAGGAAATGCATCATGCCGACTGGCTGATCGAGCGCATTCTCTATCTCGGTGGGTTACCGAACGTTCAGCGCCTTAATACGATCCTCATCGGGCAGGACGTCGAAGAGATCCTGAAGTGCGACCTCAAGCTTGAGGAGAAAGCGCTGGCTGATCTCCGCGAGGGTATCGCCTACTGCGAGTCGGTGCGCGACTATGTCTCTCGCGACCTGCTGCTGAAAATCCTCGCCAACGAGGAAGAGCATGAGGACTTCATCGACCGGCAACTCGACCTGATCAAGCAGGTCGGACTACCGCGATATATCACGCTTAACTCTTCTCCCGCTCCCGAGCAGGACTAA